The Candidatus Gracilibacteria bacterium genome has a window encoding:
- a CDS encoding queuosine precursor transporter gives MSLKHVQPKKSEQKLMILVGIYIFCILLSEILGIKTVPLGDHISFGFGPIFIKELKVSVAILLLPLIFSINDIIIEVYGKKMAKTVYRIGLGCIVGLIGFSILSTWLPASQIFSGSEAAYDQIFHQTTRIAIASIIAFALSDLLDIVIFARLRNKIGNLGLRSNISNILSQFVDTTTFVYLAFFTATFGHAMIWGIILPYWIFKCCMSVMTTPLVYLGVHWAKK, from the coding sequence ATGTCTCTCAAACACGTACAACCAAAAAAATCAGAACAAAAACTGATGATCCTCGTCGGTATCTATATCTTCTGTATCCTCCTCTCGGAAATACTGGGTATCAAAACCGTGCCGCTTGGCGATCATATCTCTTTTGGATTTTGACCGATATTTATAAAAGAGCTCAAAGTCAGCGTCGCGATACTCCTTCTGCCACTGATATTTTCTATCAACGATATCATCATCGAAGTGTATGGAAAAAAGATGGCAAAGACTGTGTATCGTATTGGTCTCGGATGTATCGTGGGGCTGATTGGGTTTTCTATACTCTCGACATGGCTCCCCGCGAGTCAGATATTCTCTGGTTCAGAAGCAGCATACGATCAGATATTTCATCAGACAACGCGTATTGCTATCGCCAGCATTATCGCTTTCGCACTCTCTGATTTGCTCGACATCGTCATCTTCGCACGCCTACGAAATAAGATAGGCAATCTCGGTCTTCGTTCAAATATCAGTAATATCCTCTCACAATTTGTCGATACCACGACGTTTGTCTACTTGGCATTTTTTACTGCGACCTTTGGTCATGCGATGATATGGGGCATTATCCTTCCCTACTGGATATTTAAGTGCTGCATGTCCGTGATGACGACGCCGCTTGTCTACCTCGGAGTACACTGGGCAAAGAAATAA
- a CDS encoding AAA family ATPase yields the protein MSITEEYPTLGFDALADAILERMEHTHETIFLTGRAGTGKSTLLKHFIKTTKKEVAVLAPTGVAALNIEGMTIHRFFGFSTTVTVMEAKKKAKKAEKAGLAGMYSFFDTIIIDEISMVRADLLDCIDIFLKTLLDNSKPFGGKQMIFIGDLYQLPPIVQVSEKEHFGSVYPSPYFFDSHVMQEIHDMYYCELEKVYRQSDNTFIALLNAFRNRTFGDRELRMINERVIDESELANLPEGSIYLAGRNARVQEINDEALAKLPGKIHTFSAKIKGEFRPSEHPTEEHLRLKVNAQVMFVANNLDAGWANGTMGKVVGFEDDTVLVEILSEGPNQGEEVIVSTQTWKITKYTTAGNELDSEKIGSFAQMPLKLAWAVTIHKSQGKTFDTVVIDPASGLFAHGQAYVALSRARTLEGLSLVGPLRASHIILDDKIADFVRGLQAGSKGNPPPCQGGHGGFVSSQPEPEKGILNLLRLAIENGDIITITYKMSGRKSKHTFKPYSIDEIDTGDAFFLGVIGYDTETDEEMTFGVDAIVDMKVAE from the coding sequence ATGTCTATAACTGAAGAATATCCTACTCTCTGATTTGACGCTCTCGCCGATGCCATTCTCGAGCGAATGGAGCATACCCATGAAACCATATTTCTCACTGGTCGAGCTGGGACCGGCAAGTCGACACTCCTGAAACACTTTATAAAAACCACCAAAAAAGAAGTCGCCGTGCTCGCACCAACCGGCGTGGCAGCCCTGAATATCGAAGGCATGACGATTCACAGATTTTTCGGATTTAGTACGACAGTCACTGTGATGGAGGCGAAGAAAAAAGCTAAAAAAGCAGAGAAGGCAGGACTCGCGGGGATGTATAGTTTTTTTGACACCATCATTATCGATGAGATATCGATGGTGCGTGCCGATCTCCTCGACTGTATCGATATATTCTTGAAAACTCTGCTCGATAATTCCAAACCATTTGGTGGAAAACAGATGATATTTATCGGTGATCTCTATCAGCTCCCGCCTATCGTCCAGGTGAGCGAAAAAGAGCATTTTGGCAGTGTCTATCCGAGCCCGTATTTCTTCGATAGTCACGTGATGCAGGAAATTCACGATATGTATTATTGTGAGCTGGAGAAAGTCTACCGACAATCAGATAACACCTTTATCGCGCTCCTGAATGCGTTTCGTAATCGCACCTTCTGAGACCGAGAACTCAGGATGATAAATGAGCGCGTTATCGATGAGAGTGAACTCGCCAATCTCCCCGAAGGAAGTATCTATCTCGCTGGTCGCAATGCGCGCGTGCAAGAAATCAACGATGAAGCCCTCGCGAAACTGCCCGGGAAAATCCACACATTTTCTGCAAAAATAAAGGGAGAATTCCGACCATCAGAACATCCGACCGAGGAACATCTGCGTCTCAAGGTCAATGCACAAGTGATGTTTGTCGCAAATAATCTCGATGCTGGCTGGGCAAATGGTACGATGGGGAAAGTCGTAGGATTTGAAGACGATACCGTCCTCGTCGAGATCCTCAGCGAGGGACCGAATCAAGGCGAAGAAGTCATCGTCTCGACACAGACGTGGAAAATCACCAAATACACCACTGCGTGAAATGAACTCGATAGCGAAAAAATCGGTTCCTTCGCACAGATGCCTCTGAAACTCGCCTGGGCGGTAACCATCCATAAGAGCCAGGGAAAAACCTTTGATACGGTCGTTATCGACCCAGCCAGTGGACTCTTCGCCCATGGTCAGGCCTACGTCGCCCTGAGCCGCGCGAGAACCCTCGAAGGACTCTCTCTCGTCGGCCCTCTCCGTGCGTCGCATATTATCCTCGATGATAAAATCGCGGACTTTGTCCGAGGATTACAAGCAGGGAGTAAAGGGAATCCTCCCCCCTGTCAAGGGGGGCATGGGGGGTTTGTATCATCCCAACCAGAACCAGAAAAAGGCATCCTGAATCTCCTCAGACTCGCGATAGAAAATGGCGATATCATCACGATAACGTATAAGATGTCTGGTCGCAAAAGCAAACACACATTTAAGCCGTACAGTATCGATGAAATCGACACGGGCGATGCATTTTTTCTCGGCGTAATCGGGTATGATACTGAAACCGATGAGGAAATGACTTTTGGAGTGGATGCTATCGTAGATATGAAAGTAGCGGAATAA
- a CDS encoding NUDIX domain-containing protein, whose product MASMNQTHVTTVDRDGHHHEVPIAELRWRPTAYGIIIRDNTILLSPQWDGYDLPGGGIDLGETPEEGLLREIKEETGYEAELDTLVTCENSFFTWRTKGIHAQTIALYYTAHIIGGELSTEGFDADEKKYAKLAEWIPLSRLPDIKFYSSINLTPILKGVIAKTLHS is encoded by the coding sequence ATGGCTTCCATGAATCAGACACACGTCACAACAGTTGACCGAGATGGACATCATCATGAGGTGCCAATCGCAGAATTGCGATGGAGACCTACGGCGTATGGGATTATTATCCGTGATAATACTATCCTCCTTTCCCCGCAATGGGATGGTTATGATCTCCCTGGCGGTGGCATTGATTTGGGTGAGACACCGGAAGAAGGTCTTTTGAGAGAAATAAAAGAAGAGACCGGATACGAGGCAGAACTCGATACTCTCGTTACTTGCGAGAATAGTTTTTTTACCTGGAGAACAAAATGAATCCACGCACAAACTATTGCACTCTATTACACGGCACATATCATAGGATGAGAACTCTCAACAGAAGGATTTGATGCAGATGAGAAAAAATATGCAAAACTGGCAGAATGGATACCGCTATCACGACTCCCGGATATAAAATTTTATAGTTCAATAAACCTAACACCAATTCTCAAATGAGTTATTGCTAAAACTCTTCACTCATAA
- a CDS encoding RsmB/NOP family class I SAM-dependent RNA methyltransferase, which produces MSRFRTYLENTFHLTSTESEEVMSALVKPLKKSIRINTHKISRADFILHAREQGWILTETDIPEVFLIDREDTSLALGRTLEHQAGWFYIQEVAAAHPPFLLKREIMKNEKSSPRHSSQGRMQGGREVESIPVSDTNDDMDPRIKSEDDGLQGGTILDMCASPGGKTTQLADYFPESLIIANEVNRSRTPQLFDNLDRMGYDNVAVVSCDGRFFQNFPEYFDTVLLDAPCSGEGTAFRDSSVIDHWHEKNIHRIAKLQKQLFETAMTIVKPGGFISYSTCTLNKEENENVILLSEEIQNTKDKVQNEGNIGLHDTLKTQNSKLKTSKSGANMFEKLFEKRFWPHIEHTGGFFASIFRKQSAEILPHEYPLLPSQGQTPFVRPATRGERETVERFTVKHLKTELKNTHLFISKDGVYANRHNLGPLMQYFFFVHAGAKIGTLKGNVFTPTQHLWWHLEETAQIPVIILDDKEYATTTHEDGYYTCTRGRGIIGIGQVLKGKILTNL; this is translated from the coding sequence ATGTCTCGATTTCGCACCTACCTCGAAAACACGTTTCATCTGACTTCCACGGAGTCGGAGGAAGTGATGAGCGCACTCGTGAAGCCACTCAAAAAAAGTATTCGTATCAATACGCACAAAATCAGCCGTGCGGATTTTATCCTCCATGCTCGTGAACAAGGATGGATATTGACTGAGACGGATATCCCTGAAGTCTTTCTCATTGATCGTGAGGATACTTCTCTCGCTCTTGGGCGAACGCTCGAGCACCAAGCGGGATGGTTTTATATCCAAGAAGTAGCGGCGGCACATCCTCCATTTCTCTTAAAAAGAGAAATAATGAAGAATGAAAAAAGCTCTCCCCGTCATTCCAGCCAAGGACGAATGCAATGAGGACGCGAGGTGGAATCCATTCCTGTTTCTGATACAAACGATGACATGGATCCTCGGATCAAGTCCGAGGATGACGGACTTCAGGGGGGAACTATCCTCGATATGTGTGCCTCTCCGGGTGGGAAGACGACACAGTTGGCAGATTATTTTCCTGAGAGTCTCATCATCGCCAATGAAGTCAATCGCTCTCGTACGCCACAACTCTTCGATAATCTCGACAGAATGGGTTACGATAACGTCGCTGTTGTCTCGTGCGATGGGCGTTTTTTCCAAAATTTTCCTGAATATTTTGATACTGTACTCCTCGATGCTCCGTGTAGTGGAGAGGGGACGGCGTTCCGTGATAGCTCTGTGATTGATCATTGGCATGAGAAAAATATTCATCGTATTGCGAAACTCCAAAAACAACTCTTTGAGACAGCGATGACTATCGTAAAACCAGGAGGATTTATCTCATATTCGACGTGTACGCTGAATAAGGAGGAAAATGAAAATGTTATTCTTCTTTCAGAAGAAATACAAAATACAAAAGACAAAGTACAAAATGAAGGAAATATTGGTTTACATGACACACTCAAAACTCAAAACTCAAAACTCAAAACTTCAAAAAGTGGAGCCAATATGTTCGAAAAACTTTTTGAGAAGCGCTTTTGGCCACATATCGAGCATACAGGTGGTTTTTTTGCTTCTATTTTTCGGAAGCAATCTGCAGAGATTCTTCCGCATGAATACCCACTCCTTCCTTCTCAATGACAAACCCCATTTGTACGACCTGCGACCAGGGGGGAGCGAGAGACGGTGGAACGATTTACCGTAAAACATCTCAAAACAGAACTCAAAAATACCCACCTTTTTATTTCCAAGGATGGTGTGTACGCGAATCGTCATAATCTCGGGCCACTGATGCAGTATTTTTTCTTCGTGCATGCTGGGGCAAAGATAGGGACTTTGAAGGGCAATGTATTTACTCCCACACAACATCTCTGGTGGCATCTCGAGGAGACAGCGCAGATACCAGTTATTATCCTAGACGACAAAGAATATGCTACCACAACACATGAGGATGGTTACTATACATGCACTCGTGGAAGAGGTATTATTGGCATAGGCCAAGTATTAAAAGGGAAAATATTGACAAATCTATAA